A DNA window from Gigantopelta aegis isolate Gae_Host chromosome 4, Gae_host_genome, whole genome shotgun sequence contains the following coding sequences:
- the LOC121369787 gene encoding disintegrin and metalloproteinase domain-containing protein 10-like — protein MVSVTKADTIFRSTDFDGDGYGDNIGFVVGNITIYRDTDAPGYKFQDEILDAEKYLSILSEYDFSSYCLGVAFTYRDFNDGIVGLAWRAYSSLFGNDGGICQVRTGSTSFNTLLVSQLNQGTFFPGYKAAFALTHEFGHSFGSIHDGLKDPVCSPNNENGNFIMYYSVVSGVKPNNEKFSPCSIENIYPIIVKKGARCLKTDIGPVCGNAIIEDGEECDCGTSGTCRYVDPCCIPSDVNNSVDVPCTFGHNKTKTCSPKQSPCCSEDCVPISSSRRQICRPKTDCSSESYCDGVSPSCPTSVNFADGKICNRGRKICESGKCLTSICEWLKLKDCQCASKPLYCHVCCKEYNGNECAAVGSFAIAPKYSRNLRTETGHRCNGSKGYCDEKHVCITGHSDDVLSIFNTFLSSTFRQDIESWLENYWLYVVGGLIIILIIVVVFVITYKRHEDRHVEALRVAKLTTVLTETLHQKKTYLKKRVYLQDTFERRIRQIMLGKRIDFTEAVGRLSLLFPTAPMPLLSETAKCSANEEAAVRILLIRGFCMRGFCVSFPRKPNHCFFYKRKRMEHYNIFNI, from the coding sequence ATGGTTAGTGTTACTAAGGCAGATACCATTTTTCGCAGCACAGACTTCGATGGTGACGGATATGGTGATAATATTGGATTTGTTGTTggaaatattacaatttacagaGATACAGATGCGCCTGGCTATAAATTTCAGGATGAAATTTTAGATGCAGAAAAATATCTTAGTATTTTATCTGAATATGATTTCAGTTCCTATTGTCTAGGCGTGGCTTTCACTTACAGAGACTTTAATGATGGAATTGTTGGATTAGCTTGGAGGGCATATTCAAGCTTGTTCGGAAATGATGGGGGAATTTGCCAGGTGAGAACAGGTAGTACAAGTTTCAATACATTGTTAGTCAGTCAGCTAAACCAAGGTACGTTCTTTCCCGGCTACAAGGCCGCATTCGCACTAACGCATGAATTTGGTCACAGTTTTGGCTCTATCCATGACGGTTTAAAGGATCCAGTCTGTTCTCCAAACAATGAAAATGGGAACTTCATTATGTATTATTCTGTAGTTTCTGGAGTAAAACCAAATAATGAAAAATTTTCCCCATGCagtattgaaaatatatatccCATTATTGTAAAGAAGGGGGCCCGTTGTTTAAAAACGGACATAGGGCCGGTCTGTGGCAATGCTATTATCGAAGATGGCGAGGAATGTGACTGTGGAACATCTGGAACATGTCGTTACGTTGATCCTTGTTGTATACCAAGTGATGTTAATAACAGTGTAGACGTACCTTGTACTTTTGGccacaacaaaaccaaaacgtGTTCACCAAAACAATCCCCATGTTGTTCGGAAGACTGTGTACCAATAAGTTCGAGCAGAAGACaaatttgtagaccaaaaacTGATTGCTCAAGTGAATCTTATTGTGATGGAGTCAGTCCATCGTGTCCTACTTCTGTTAATTTTGCAGATGGGAAAATTTGTAATCGTGGAAGAAAAATATGTGAATCAGGGAAGTGTTTGACGAGTATTTGTGAATGGTTAAAACTGAAAGACTGTCAGTGTGCTAGTAAACCATTATATTGTCATGTTTGCTGTAAGGAGTACAATGGAAATGAATGTGCTGCAGTCGGTTCATTTGCAATTGCACCTAAATACTCTAGAAATTTAAGAACTGAAACGGGACATCGATGTAATGGTAGTAAAGGTTACTGTGATGAAAAACACGTATGTATTACGGGACATAGCGACGATGTTCTTAGcatattcaacacatttttaagtaGTACTTTCCGTCAAGATATTGAGAGTTGGTTAGAAAATTATTGGTTGTATGTAGTTGGAGgattgattattattttgatcATCGTAGTGGTCTTTGTTATTACTTACAAAAGGCACGAAGATAGGCACGTAGAAGCGCTGAGAGTGGCAAAGTTAACTACTGTTCTGACAGAAACATTGCACCAAAAAAAGACGTATTTGAAAAAACGTGTATATTTGCAAGATACATTTGAACGTAGAATTCGACAAATAATGCTTGGAAAAAGAATAGATTTCACAGAAGCTGTTGGACGTCTTTCCTTACTTTTTCCGACAGCACCCATGCCATTACTGTCGGAAACTGCAAAATGTAGTGCAAACGAAGAAGCCGCAGTGCGAATACTATTAATCAGAGGGTTTTGCATGCGAGGATTTTGTGTCTCATTTCCTCGTAAACCAAAccactgttttttttacaaacggAAGCGAATGGAAcactataatatttttaatatttaa